In Lolium perenne isolate Kyuss_39 chromosome 5, Kyuss_2.0, whole genome shotgun sequence, the sequence TCCATACGAGAAAAGCTGCCCCGATGATCACGAGGACGACTGCGACGGCGACCACCACCACAACGGCAACATGATCTCTCATCTTCCTCCCTGCACACGGACGCAAATACGGTCGTCACACCATTCTTGTAGAAGAGACCACAGCATGACCATGACGGATCGTTAGGGAACTCACCAAGCCTTGCCCATCTCCCCATCGGAGCGGATATCTCGAGCCGGAGGTAGCAGTTATAGCGGAACACGTGCACCACGCCTGCCGCCTGAACGCCGCCGTGCTTGTACGTCGACAGGAGGCACCGCGCCACCTCCGGCACCGATCTCTCAAGGCATCGCGCGCAGTCCGCCGCCGTGACGTCCCCCGTGCACTGCGCCAGCGCGCTCACGGTGCTGTTCGCCTCGGCCGTCGCGCTCGCCGCGGCCACCATCCTGCCCGAGGTGCTGTTTGCGGCGCGCGGCGCCAGGGACTGCGCCAGGTCGACGAGGCTCTGCGCGTTGTAGAAGTCCGGGTAGTAGTTGAGGACGCCGCTGCCGTCGTTGTCGACGGACGACGAGaagaagtcctcctcctcctccgtggaGGAGGCGTTGGCGTCGGTGGTGTCGGCGTAGGCGAGGAAGCAGCCGGCATTCCAGAACCCGGCGCGCCGGCTGCCCTTGCAAAGGTAGTCGATCCGACCGGCGAGGATGGAGAGGCACTCACGGCAGTCGTGCGGCGGCGAGGCCTCGCCGAAGCAGAGGCCGCGTGCGGACGCGCGGCCGATGACGGAGCGGAGGGAGGCGAAGCCCGTcggcgcggcggcggaggggagggCGTCGAGGAGCGGCAGGAGGCTGCCGCGGAAGGCGGTGCCGTTGGCGGTGGACAGCCACCGTGAGTGCTGGTGGCAGTCGTTTACAAAGTAGCCACCCGTGACGTCCACGTCGTCGGCGGCGGCACCCGCCGGGATCGCCATCACGGCGAGGGCGTGGATGATGACCAGCATCCATTGACGCGTCGCTAGCGCCATTGCCGGTCCCGAGTTGACAATCTGTGGTAGTAGCACGTTAGGAGCTGGCTGAAGAGCAGACTTTGATACACGAGCTAGCGTTCGTGTGCATGTTACCACGCGCACACGAAAGCGCGCGACGGCTGACTGCCGCATCTGTTTTGATACGATGCGCACGATGACGTTACGACGCGTGCGTGCAGCGTATAATACGATCGAGAGCCAGCCAGCACATGCCGGGACTCTGTTTTTGTTTCGGTGGTTCTGTACGAAATGAAACATTGAGATTTGAACTACATATTCAGATTTAATGTTGTGTATACGTCATCTTGTTTTAGAGAAAAACCGTAAACCT encodes:
- the LOC127300287 gene encoding antimicrobial ginkbilobin-2-like protein, with protein sequence MALATRQWMLVIIHALAVMAIPAGAAADDVDVTGGYFVNDCHQHSRWLSTANGTAFRGSLLPLLDALPSAAAPTGFASLRSVIGRASARGLCFGEASPPHDCRECLSILAGRIDYLCKGSRRAGFWNAGCFLAYADTTDANASSTEEEEDFFSSSVDNDGSGVLNYYPDFYNAQSLVDLAQSLAPRAANSTSGRMVAAASATAEANSTVSALAQCTGDVTAADCARCLERSVPEVARCLLSTYKHGGVQAAGVVHVFRYNCYLRLEISAPMGRWARLGRKMRDHVAVVVVVAVAVVLVIIGAAFLVWKRVRAGKTRAAMPDVSTAS